In Brevibacillus marinus, the genomic window CAGATACTCGTTCATCGGCATGATGAGAAGCAGAAAAAAAATCAAGCCTGCGATGAAGGAGAAAAGGCGGACATGCATCCGCCCCTTCCCGTCTTTTCCAAGCATGCTCCGCTCAAGTCCCATACAGAGCAGGTTACTGTACCCCTTTTTCGTCATAGTACTTTTGTGCACCGGGGTGAACAGGCAAACTGACGCCTTGCAGCGCGCCTTCCAGCTTGATTTCCTCTTTCTTCGCAGGCAGTTTGTCCACGTTCTCGAAGAGCGCCTTGGTCGCTTTGTAGACCAGATCTTCGCTCAAATCGCTCTGCACCACGAGGATTGCCCGCACAGAGACAGTGGTCACATCGTCGGGCACGGTTTGGTAGGTGTTGCCGGGGATGGTCGTCTCCACGTAGAACGGATACTTTTCAATCAGGGAAGCGATTTTGTCCGCGTCAATCGGAATGATTTTGACCCCTGTGGTCGCGGCCAACTCGGTGATGGCAGCGGTAGGAGCACCTGCCGTTTGGAAAGCGGCGTCCAGTTGGCCGTCCTGGATGGCCTTGGCCGAATCGGCGAAGGAGAGCCGCTGCAGCTGCAGGTCGTCGAAGGTCAAGCCGTATGCTTCCAGGATTTGCTGGGCGTTGACCTCCGTGCCGCTTCCCGGCGAACCGACGGAAACCCGCTTTCCTTTCAGGTCGGCCACGCTGTTGATGTTGCTGTCAGCGGATACGACGATTTGCACGGTTTCGTTATACAATGCGCCCAATGCCTGGAAGTTCTCGATTTTTCCGTCTTCCTGGAACATGTTGGTGCCCTTGCTGGCGTAATCGGCGATATCACCCTGGACGAACGCGATGTGTGCATCCCCATCTTTGATCAGGCGCATGTTTTCGGCAGCGGCACCGGTCACTTCCGCAGTGGTGGTGATACCGGTCGCCTCTTTGATCAGTTCTGCGATCGCGCCGCCGAGCGGATAGTAGGTGCCGCCTGTTCCGCCGGTGGCGATGACCAACTGCGAAGGATCGCTGCTGGTGGCGCTGGTGGTGCTAGTGGCGCTGCCGCTGCTGCTGCCGCCGGCATTACCGCCGTTGCTGCCGCCAGCTGCGCCGCCACCGCTGCCGGTGC contains:
- a CDS encoding TAXI family TRAP transporter solute-binding subunit, translated to MKKGKLLFTSLVLACMTLLAACGTGSGGGAAGGSNGGNAGGSSSGSATSTTSATSSDPSQLVIATGGTGGTYYPLGGAIAELIKEATGITTTAEVTGAAAENMRLIKDGDAHIAFVQGDIADYASKGTNMFQEDGKIENFQALGALYNETVQIVVSADSNINSVADLKGKRVSVGSPGSGTEVNAQQILEAYGLTFDDLQLQRLSFADSAKAIQDGQLDAAFQTAGAPTAAITELAATTGVKIIPIDADKIASLIEKYPFYVETTIPGNTYQTVPDDVTTVSVRAILVVQSDLSEDLVYKATKALFENVDKLPAKKEEIKLEGALQGVSLPVHPGAQKYYDEKGVQ